One part of the Solea solea chromosome 1, fSolSol10.1, whole genome shotgun sequence genome encodes these proteins:
- the abcf2b gene encoding ATP-binding cassette, sub-family F, member 2b, translated as MPSDLAKKKAAKKKEAAKARQRTKKSDEDGDQPETQQNGAESNDIVSLTQELDEFELRKTEARAVTGVLASHPNSTDVHVSSLSLTFHGQELLADTSLELNSGRRYGLIGLNGTGKSMLLAAIGHREIPIPEHIDIYHLTREMSPSEKTALQCVMEVDEQRIMLEKEAERLAHEDSECEKLMELYERLEELDADKAEVRASRILHGLGFTAAMQHKKLKDFSGGWRMRVALARALFIKPFMLLLDEPTNHLDLDACVWLEEELKTFKRILVLISHSQDFLNGVCTNIIHLHQRKLKYYTGNYDQYVKTREELEENQMKRFNWEQDQIAHMKNYIARFGHGSAKLARQAQSKEKTLQKMVASGLTEKVVNDKTLSFCFPPCGKIPPPVIMVQNVSFKYSDDTPHIYKDLEFGIDLDTRVALVGPNGAGKSTLLKLLMGELLPTDGMIRKHSHVKIGRYHQHLTEQLELDLSPLEYMMKCYPDIKEKEDMRKIIGRYGLTGKQQVSPIRNLSDGQKCRVCFAWLAWQNPHMLFLDEPTNHLDIETIDALADAVNEFDGGMMLVSHDFRLIQQVANEIWVCENQTITKWKRDILAYKEHLKSKIENQAHDI; from the exons ATGCCATCCGACTTGGCCAAGAAGAAGGCAGCAAAGAAGAAGGAGGCTGCTAAAGCTCGCCAACGTACCAAGAAATCTGATGAAGATGGTGACCAACCAGAGACCCAGCAAAATGGAGCAGAAAGCAATG ACATTGTCAGTTTGACCCAGGAGCTGGATGAGTTTGAGCTCCGGAAGACCGAGGCACGGGCTGTGACAGGTGTTCTTGCTTCGCACCCCAACAGCACCGATGTTCACGTTAGCAGCCTGTCGCTCACCTTCCATGGGCAGGAGCTGCTTGCGGACACCAGCCTGGAGCTCAACTCAGGCAGACGCTATGGCCTCATCGGACTTAACGGCACAG GAAAATCCATGCTACTTGCAGCCATTGGGCATCGAGAGATTCCCATTCCAGAGCACATAGATATTTACCACTTGACCCGGGAGATGTCCCCCAGTGAAAAGACGGCTCTGCAGTGTGTCATGGAGGTTGATGAGCAGAGGATCATGCTGGAGAAGGAAGCGGAGAGACTTGCCCATGAGGACT CTGAATGCGAGAAGCTGATGGAACTGTATGAGCGTCTCGAAGAGCTGGACGCAGACAAGGCAGAGGTGCGAGCCTCGCGGATCCTCCACGGTCTGGGTTTCACTGCTGCTATGCAGCATAAAAAACTAAAGGACTTCAGTGGAGGATGGAGGATGCGAGTTGCTCTAGCTAG AGCTTTGTTCATCAAACCCTTCATGTTGTTGCTGGATGAGCCCACAAACCACTTGGACCTGGATGCTTGTGTGTGGTTGGAAGAAGAGCTCAAGAC GTTCAAACGAATCCTTGTGCTCATCTCACACTCTCAAGACTTCCTGAATGGCGTGTGCACCAACATCATTCACCTACATCAGCGAAAACTGAAGTATTACACG ggTAACTATGACCAGTATGTGAAGACCAGGGAGGAGCTGGAAGAGAATCAGATGAAGCGCTTCAACTGGGAACAGGACCAGATAGCACACATGAAG AATTACATAGCCAGGTTTGGTCACGGCTCTGCAAAACTGGCACGACAGGCACAGAGCAAAGAGAAGACACTGCAGAAGATGGTGGCATCAGGCTTGACTGAAAAAGTTGTGAATGACAAG actctgtcattttgttttcctccctGTGGGAAGATTCCTCCTCCTGTTATCATGGTTCAGAATGTGAGCTTCAAGTACAGTGACGACACA CCACACATATATAAAGACCTTGAGTTTGGGATTGACTTGGATACACGAGTAGCTCTGGTGGGGCCTAATGGAGCAGGAAAGTCGACATTACTGAAGCTGCTGATGGGAGAG cTCCTACCCACTGACGGCATGATCCGCAAACATTCTCACGTCAAGATTGGCAGATATCATCAG CACCTAACGGAACAGCTGGAGCTGGACCTGTCTCCTCTGGAGTACATGATGAAGTGTTACCCTGATATCAAAGAAAAGGAAGACATGAGGAAGATCATTGGTCGCTATGGCCTGACGGGAAAACAGCAG GTCAGTCCCATCAGGAACCTGTCGGATGGTCAGAAGTGTCGGGTGTGTTTTGCCTGGCTAGCCTGGCAAAACCCTCACATGTTGTTCCTTGATGAGCCCACCAATCACTTGGATATCGAGACTATTGATGCATTGGCAGACGCAGTCAATGAGTTTGATGGCGGCATGATGCTAGTCAGCCACGACTTCAGGCTAATTCAACAG GTGGCTAATGAGATCTGGGTGTGTGAGAACCAAACCATCACAAAGTGGAAACGGGACATCCTGGCCTACAAGGAGCACTTGAAATCAAAGATTGAAAATCAAGCGCATGACATCTGA
- the si:ch73-173p19.1 gene encoding uncharacterized protein si:ch73-173p19.1, whose translation MSAGTSSTIGELFLILSEMGFTKEQIQAAVQAGHFSVPEAAEWLLQGQYPRHKLVKQSPQPAETAFSAFNPPKEATDTSQQQASPTGSQASPSLVLRPSKSGNLSPEPLPVESRIKQDKGDFEEQERQRVAQEARAERRQKKQERELVLKRIAEDRKSLQQKTQTGAVTETSPPSGQGQRLGGQIQTNVDNNCVLMIRLPSGESIRERFPADAPLRSVVEHISGRHPSLLSFSLLQGFPRKRFGEAELACSLRSLGLTPNAALCIQTTPPETPQEPPNPADPPLTVQNEPPPCAVPPQPQIPVPEDSGLPPPLPNQVWEEAVNYAGIPGAGPSLSGPSHFWGRGNRLVPDNEEEAAAIEVDEDEEREEEPPYVLNEMPRLPFFPENRIRGGFEPRHHWPEQGNRLREAAADDQAVPEDAGGQVAPGAAGLAAVERLQRAAQQDDPSASQGQPSPPKRPYRTLSVPSLCALATRATVHLMTTPSMQYSSSLACLTPELAELLLNHMSRERLLRPRTLELFFGCPLQKFVLNCYPYSTNELLRQLRAFTVLKHLSLVNSPLITDSGLSILSSLVKLQYLNLSSCSKLTDSCLQHITGLKSLSLLFLDQTKVSDAGMVMYLQSAPSCLIQLSLNETAVTEATLAVLPACVPHLRHLSIKLTEIKNISALAELPCLQTLNLDGTGVTEESLMHIATLPALSSLSLGGIRFHDGNNALQIISGLKLTHLILPGRFFVNDIGLSHLSNLSLLLELDLKDYNQVTDEGIKHLSSLTKLRKLSLSNTQVTDAGLPSLHVLHKLQDLCLDQTAVTSRGVAELIVCLPHLEVLGLANTRVGDSVVKRGLIRCNQLVKINLKRTRITDRGLKFLKHMHLARVNLDFTGVSLIGIANLLSFSNISNIQACHTRTIPPDEVSDEEWEAQ comes from the exons ATGAGTGCCGGCACCTCCTCG ACCATCGGGGAGTTATTCCTCATCCTCAGTGAGATGGGTTTCACAAAGGAACAGATCCAGGCCGCTGTGCAGGCGGGGCATTTCTCAGTGCCAGAGGCAGCTGAGTG GCTCTTACAGGGTCAGTATCCACGGCACAAGTTGGTCAAGCAGTCACCGCAGCCTGCTGAGACAGCGTTTTCTGCTTTCAACCcacctaaagaggcaacagacacTTCCCAACAACAAGCATCTCCCACTGGCAGTCAAG CGAGCCCTTCATTGGTGCTGAGACCATCAAAATCAGGCAACCTGTCCCCAGAGCCACTGCCCGTTGAGTCTCGCATCAAACAGGATAAAGGTGACTTTGAAGAGCAAGAAAGACAACGTGTTGCTCAGGAAGCCAGAGCAGAgagaagacaaaagaaacag GAGCGAGAGTTGGTGTTGAAGCGGATAGCTGAGGATCGGAAGAGCTTACAGCAGAAGACCCAGACAGGCGCTGTCACAGAGACGTCACCTCCTAGTGGTCAAGGGCAGAGGCTCGGGGGACAGATTCAGACAAATGTCGATAACAACTGTGTCCTCATG ATTCGGCTGCCATCCGGCGAGTCAATCCGTGAACGCTTCCCGGCCGACGCCCCCCTCCGCAGCGTTGTGGAGCACATCTCCGGACGTCACCCTTCCCTCCtgtccttctctctcctccagggTTTCCCTCGGAAACGTTTTGGGGAGGCAGAACTCGCATGCTCACTGCGCTCCCTTGGCCTAACGCCCAATGCTGCCCTGTGCATTCAAACCACTCCTCCAGAAACACCTCAGGAGCCACCAAATCCTGCAGATCCACCGCTAACGGTACAGAATGAGCCTCCTCCCTGTGCTGTGCCTCCTCAGCCTCAAATTCCCGTCCCGGAGGATTCGGGTCTTCCACCACCACTACCCAACCAAGTGTGGGAAGAAGCGGTGAATTACGCAGGGATTCCTGGAGCTGGTCCTTCACTGTCTGGGCCTTCACACTTCTGGG GGCGAGGCAATAGGTTGGTTCCTGATAATGAAGAGGAAGCTGCTGCCATAGAGGTTGATGAAGACGAAGAACGTGAGGAAGAACCACCTTATGTGCTAAATG AAATGCCGAGGCTGCCTTTCTTTCCGGAGAACAGGATTCGAGGAGGATTTGAGCCAAGGCATCACTGGCCAGAGCAAGGCAATCGACTCAG GGAGGCTGCAGCAGACGACCAAGCAGTTCCCGAGGATGCGGGAGGTCAGGTTGCACCTGGAGCTGCAGGTTTGGCAGCAGTTGAACGTCTTCAAAGAGCTGCGCAGCAAGACGACCCCAGTGCCTCACAGGGGCAGCCGTCGCCTCCTAAAAGGCCCTACAGGACACTCAGCGTACCATCTCTATGTGCCTTGGCTACCCGTGCGACCGTGCACCTCATGACCA CTCCCAGCATGCAGTACAGCAGTAGTCTGGCATGTCTGACCCCTGAGCTAGCAGAGCTTCTGCTCAACCACATGTCCCGCGAAAGGCTTCTTCGTCCACGCACCCTGGAGCTCTTCTTCGGCTGCCCATTGCAGAAATTTGTTCTTAACTGCTACCCGTACTCCACCAACGAGCTCCTGCGGCAGTTGAGGGCCTTTACGGTACTCAAGCACCTGAGTCTCGTCAACTCGCCTCTCATCACAG ACTCTGGTCTGTCAATCTTGTCCAGCCTGGTCAAACTCCAGTACCTGAACCTCTCTTCCTGCAGCAAACTGACCGACTCCTGTCTGCAGCACATCACAG GTTTGAAGAGTTTGTCTCTCCTGTTTCTGGACCAGACCAAAGTGAGCGATGCTGGGATGGTGATGTACCTCCAGTCGGCTCCGTCCTGCCTCATTCAGCTCAGCCTGAATGAGACGGCAGTGACTGAAGCTACGCTGGCAGTCCTTCCTGCCTGTGTGCCACACCTGCGACACCTCAGCATCAAGCTGACGGAG ATTAAGAATATCTCCGCTCTGGCAGAGCTGCCCTGCCTGCAGACACTCAACCTGGATGGAACTGGCGTGACAGAGGAGTCACTGATGCACATCGCCACCCTCCCTGCCCTGTCCTCCCTCAGTTTGGGGGGAATTCGCTTTCACGATGGCAACAATGCCCTGCAGATCATCTCAG GTCTAAAGTTGACCCACCTCATCCTCCCTGGACGCTTCTTTGTGAACGACATTGGGCTGTCTCACCTCTCCAATCTGTCCCTGCTCTTAGAGCTGGACCTGAAGGATTACAACCAAGTCACAGATGAAGGAATTAAACACCTCTCCTCCTTGACTAA GCTGAGGAAGCTGTCACTCAGTAACACTCAGGTGACAGATGCCGGACTTCCGTCTCTGCATGTGCTGCACAAACTGCAGGATCTGTGTTTGGACCAGACGGCCGTCACCAGCCGAGGAGTGGCCGAACTTATCGTCTGTCTGCCGCACCTTGAG gtgtTAGGGTTAGCCAACACTCGGGTGGGAGACTCTGTAGTGAAGAGAGGTTTGATCCGCTGTAATCAGCTGGTTAAGATTAACCTCAAACGGACACGAATCACAGACCGCG GTCTTAAGTTTCTTAAACACATGCACCTGGCTCGGGTGAATCTGGACTTCACTGGTGTCAGCCTGATTGGGATCGCGaacctcctctctttctccaacATCAGCAACATACAGGCCTGCCACACTCGCACCATCCCACCTGATGAGGTGTCAGATGAGGAATGGGAAGCCCAGTGA